TACAATGTTTTATCCATAAATCAGATGATGAATATGAATCCGTCTTTTTTTTCATTTCTCTTATTTGCTTTTCTTTTTCTCACTAATTCCGGAATTTCACTAGCAAACGAGCTTACGTTTAAACCCGATGGTAAATTTAAGATCATACAGGTCACAGATTGTCATTTCAAAGTAGATTCCGAATATTCCAGGGAAACCATCGAAATGCTGCAACAGGTATTGGATGCTGAAAAACCCGACCTGGTTGTTTTTACAGGTGATGTGGTTACCTGTAAACCCTATAGGGACGGATTGGATAGGGTACTCGATCCTGTGATCAAAAGGAAGATACCCTGGGTTTTGTTGTTCGGCAACCATGATGATGAATACGATATGACCCGCGAACAGCTGGCCACATTGGTTCAGGCCTATCCTTACCATATCGGGAAAATGAAAAAAGTGAAAGGAGTAACCGGTTATGGGAATTTTGTATTGGAGATAAAAGGAATCAACCGGAAGAAAACACAGGCTCTTTTGTATTGTATGGATTCAAATGCATACAGTACCCTGAAACCGGTAGTCGGTGGGTACGGATGGATGGCGCATGATCAGGTTGCCTGGTACAGGCAACAAAGCATGAAATATACTTCGGCCAATCAACAACAGCCTTTACCTGCGCTGGCCTTTTTCCATATTCCTTTGCCGGAATACCGGGCAGCTGATCAACAGGGAACTAAAATAACCGGGGTCAAGCTTGAAAAAGTATGTTCGCCGGAGATCAATACGGGAATGTTTGCAGCCATGCTTGAAAGGGGAGATGTAATGGGCACTTTTGTGGGACATGACCATATCAATGACTATATTTTCAATCATTATGGAATAGCGTTGGCTTACGGCAGGTTTTCAGGAAGTAAAACGACCTATACCGAACTAAAGAACGGGGTCAGGGTGATCGAGCTTACCGAAGGGCAACGGGGTTTTGATACATGGATACGGTTGAATGAAGAGGTCGTGATCAATCAGGTACGGTTTCCCGATGATCTTCCGTTAAAATAAAGGAAAATACTGTTCATAAAATACAGATAACTGATGAGGGAGGCTCACCATCATGAATATTTTTATTCGTGTTTATCACTGCTCCCTTTTTTCCATAATTCCCTGCATATTTTCCAGCGCCCAATCAACAAGCTGCTGAAGATGCGGTATCAGGCTTTCCCCTGTTTCGGTCAACCGGTATTCGACCTTTGGCGGCACTTCGGGATATACCTTCCGGTATATCAATCCGTCAGCTTCCAGCGTCCGTAACGTAACCGTCAACATCCTTTGTGAGATGTCGGCGATGGATTTATGGATATCACTGAAACGCATGATCCCGTTGTCGTTCAGTGTTACCAGTACAAGCATCGACCATTTGTCGCCAAAACGGCTCAATATGGATCGGATGGGGCAGGCGCCTGCAGGATAAAAATTTTTCATTTTTTTTACACTTTTATTTGATTGCAGATCAATAATAATTACCTTTACGTAAGTATCTTACTTTAAGATAAGCACTTGTTTTTATGAACAACAGGGATTAGCTTTGCGTTACAAAAGTAATTAACTTACTTTTCATAAGTATTGTTTTATTTAAAAAATAGAAACCATGGCAAAAAAAGTAGCAGTTCTGGCAGTTAATCCGGTGAACGGATTCGGTTTATTCCAATATCTGGAAGCATTTTTCGAAAACGGCATTCCTTACCGGATCTTTGCCGTTGCAGACACCAGGGAGATCAAAACCAATTCAGGCGTTACCCTGGTCGCTGACGATGTGATCGCCAACCTGAAAGGTCACGTAGACGAATATGATGCTTTGGTATTCGCCTGTGGCGATGCTATTCCCAGGTTTGGAGAGAATGTCGGGAAACAGTATAACCAGGATCTGGTGAGTGTGATCCAGGCATTCGGGAACAAGAATAAACTCATGATCGGTCATTGTGCCGCAGGAATGATGTTCGATTCAGCAGGTGTAGCGGAAGGAAAGAAAGTAGCCGTGCATCCTTTGGCCAAAGCAGCCATCAAAGAAGGCAAGGCTACCGGTGAAAAGTCGGAAATCGACGGTAACTTCTACACGGCCCAGACTGAGAATACCATCTGGACCATGATGGATAAGGTGATAGAAGCCCTGAAATAAGCGTTGTATTTCTGGGCAATGAAAAACAGCCATTTTAGTGATCACTAAAATGGCTGTTTTTCATTGCTGCATTGTTTCAAATATCTAAAAATCCGGTCATCATGCGATCCTGATAAAATATATTGTACTATCTTTGGCGGAAGACATTTTTATCAGGACTAATTTTAATGAATACATTCAATTACTTACTAAATTTTATACCATGATTCATAAAATATTGTTTTTACAGCTTGTATTGTTGTGCGGCTGTCTGGTTTCATCTTTTTCACAGCCGGGGAGTGAGCACAAAATGGATGAACGGATGGGGGAAATAAAAAAAGACAAAACAGTAGATGCTTTCGGATCATCCCGTTTGATCTACGGACGTTCTGCCCAAACCACCCGTGCGGGAAACCTGGATCTCAGGATATCACACCGGTTCGGACGCCTTCGCGAAGGTATAGATGACTGGTTCGGCCTGGACACCGCCTTTGTTCGTATAGGACTTGATTACGGTATCACCGACAGGTTAATGGTAGGGTTCGGACGAAGTAAAATGGATAAGGAGCTGGATTTAAGTGTTGCTTACAAAATGCTGGAACAATCGGAGACGATGCCGGTTACTTTGTCGTTGTACGGAGGGGTGATGGTCAATACCCTGAAAATGTCCGGTCAGGATTATGATTTCGGTGACAGGCTCAGTACCATATTTCAGGTATTGGTCGCCCGGCGGTTCCTGGACAGGTTCACCATTCAGGTAGCGCCCGTCTGGGTATACAACGACCGGGTTCCTACGGCAGACGACGACCATCATATCTTTTCCGTCGGGTTGGGCGGACAGGTACGTATCCTGAAACGCTTAAGTATGAATGTTGAATATTATCCGGTTTTCTCAGGAAGCAAATACCATGGGACCGTATCCCCGCTTGCCGTAGGAGTGGATATTCAGACCTGGGGTCATGTCTTCCAGTTTTTTGTAGGTAATTCGATGGCGCCTAACGAACATTTATCTCTGATACGTACTACGGATAAGTGGGAAAAAGGACAAATACATTTTGGGTTTAACCTGTTAAGGAGATTCCCGATAGCATCGAAACGCCCATAATTTCAAGAAGCGACATTTAGGACATTTTATACGTATATCTCGTTATCATCTCTTTTGACGCTGTGGTATATTTGTACTAGTAATTTTAATTCACAGAGTCATGGATGGATTGATCAATCTCGGATATTTAGGACTTTTTATCGGGACATTCCTTTCGGGAACAGTGATCCCATTGAGTTCCGATGTACTTTTGATCGGTATCCTTGCCCTGGGAGGAAACGAATGGCTATGCCTACTGATTGCCACTATCGGAAACTGGCTGGGAGGCATGACATCCTACGGGCTTGGCTGGCTGGCCAAGTGGGAATGGCTGGAGCGTTGGTTTGACGTAAAACCGGAAAAACTCCATAAACAGAAGGAAACAGTCAATAAATACGGTGCCGGCCTGGCATTATTTGCCTGGGTCCCGGCAATCGGTAGCATATTGCTGATCGCACTCGGCTTCTACAAAGTGAAACCCAAAACGACCACATTATTACTATTGGGGGTATGTTTTGTC
Above is a window of Bacteroidales bacterium DNA encoding:
- a CDS encoding metallophosphoesterase family protein, which codes for MMNMNPSFFSFLLFAFLFLTNSGISLANELTFKPDGKFKIIQVTDCHFKVDSEYSRETIEMLQQVLDAEKPDLVVFTGDVVTCKPYRDGLDRVLDPVIKRKIPWVLLFGNHDDEYDMTREQLATLVQAYPYHIGKMKKVKGVTGYGNFVLEIKGINRKKTQALLYCMDSNAYSTLKPVVGGYGWMAHDQVAWYRQQSMKYTSANQQQPLPALAFFHIPLPEYRAADQQGTKITGVKLEKVCSPEINTGMFAAMLERGDVMGTFVGHDHINDYIFNHYGIALAYGRFSGSKTTYTELKNGVRVIELTEGQRGFDTWIRLNEEVVINQVRFPDDLPLK
- a CDS encoding helix-turn-helix transcriptional regulator, translating into MKNFYPAGACPIRSILSRFGDKWSMLVLVTLNDNGIMRFSDIHKSIADISQRMLTVTLRTLEADGLIYRKVYPEVPPKVEYRLTETGESLIPHLQQLVDWALENMQGIMEKREQ
- a CDS encoding DJ-1/PfpI family protein, which gives rise to MAKKVAVLAVNPVNGFGLFQYLEAFFENGIPYRIFAVADTREIKTNSGVTLVADDVIANLKGHVDEYDALVFACGDAIPRFGENVGKQYNQDLVSVIQAFGNKNKLMIGHCAAGMMFDSAGVAEGKKVAVHPLAKAAIKEGKATGEKSEIDGNFYTAQTENTIWTMMDKVIEALK
- a CDS encoding DUF5777 family beta-barrel protein translates to MIHKILFLQLVLLCGCLVSSFSQPGSEHKMDERMGEIKKDKTVDAFGSSRLIYGRSAQTTRAGNLDLRISHRFGRLREGIDDWFGLDTAFVRIGLDYGITDRLMVGFGRSKMDKELDLSVAYKMLEQSETMPVTLSLYGGVMVNTLKMSGQDYDFGDRLSTIFQVLVARRFLDRFTIQVAPVWVYNDRVPTADDDHHIFSVGLGGQVRILKRLSMNVEYYPVFSGSKYHGTVSPLAVGVDIQTWGHVFQFFVGNSMAPNEHLSLIRTTDKWEKGQIHFGFNLLRRFPIASKRP
- a CDS encoding DedA family protein, whose translation is MDGLINLGYLGLFIGTFLSGTVIPLSSDVLLIGILALGGNEWLCLLIATIGNWLGGMTSYGLGWLAKWEWLERWFDVKPEKLHKQKETVNKYGAGLALFAWVPAIGSILLIALGFYKVKPKTTTLLLLGVCFVRFLIWTLLHIHFA